Within Ovis aries strain OAR_USU_Benz2616 breed Rambouillet chromosome 3, ARS-UI_Ramb_v3.0, whole genome shotgun sequence, the genomic segment aaagatgtGAAGCCCAAAAATCTGGCTCCACTCTTAAACTATGTTGACCTCGGCAGGTGACAACCTGGCTGAGCTTTGAGCTCCTCAATCTATAAAATAAAGGTTATAATTCTTGCCTCTGTCTTCCTCAGTGTTGTTGTGAAGATCAGATATTTATAAGCTAAAAGTTATAAAAGTGTTAACTATCATTGCCCATGGAATTTGCGatagcaaaagaaaagaatgttcttGTGAACATAATGAGAGTGCCTTCAGAGATCCCTGAAGCCACTCCCTTGTGTAGGGCTAAAAATGCCCTTGAGAGAATGAAAGCAAACACCAGTGCTCCTCTATTCTGAGCTCTTTACATGTATTCCCCTCACAGTAGACATGGATAAGTCATTTCAAACTTTGTCtcacagataaggaaagtgaGGCCCAGGAAAATTAACTagctgcctaaggtcacacaactaggatgtgggtttgaatccaggcagTGTGTCTCCAGAGTCGTCCTTACTCTAACCATTCTGCTATACTGCCTACCATTAGATATTCCCAGAAGACATTCCACAGTGTCTCAGTATTTCATTCTCATACAGGAATTTCACCTTCATACAggaactttaaaaactaaaagcaaattAATTATGCAAAGCCTTTGGGAAATGCTTTTTCCCTGTGATAGGGGGTAACTTCCCCTaatttctctaagtctgtttATACAGTCAGTGTGCTCAAATGAAGTAATTTCTGAGTCACTAGGCACCCTATTGTGGTTTTACTGCGTAAGATGAAAATTTTAACTGGAATGCTGTTTGCTATACTTATATAATAAAACTTTACAAGCCATAAAATTAATTGCactctttgtttttgttattgagaagttttcttagaaaaaattGTAAAGGCACTGTCAGATAATTTAGAATTGAGTAATTTTCTCCAGTTACTGTATAACCTGCATAACCTTTTTTGTCTTGAAGTCATCATGTTTGTATAAGAAATAATTGTTAGAAACATTTGATAATGTATACAAAGTCTATAATGACATTGTTTAGTACATTTTTAATTATATCCCACTTTTTGTAAATATCCTCAAAGAAGTttgataataaaatgtatttccaTATCACTGTACTTTTCCATGTGAAAACCTGAGCTAGTAGAGGTATCCAAAGAAAATTGTATTTGGTTGTGTTATTTTCCCAGGCTTTGGTAAGAGAACTGTTTCAGAAATAGTATTTGTAAATGAAACTAATGCTATATTTaagaacacagattttttttatctgactaaaataaaaaacaactcaTTATTACAATTTCATACAAACTTTGAGGTAATTACCTCAAGGTCTCATTTATTGAAAGTTTGGAAtaattaaaagcttttcagaAACTACCATCAAATATTCAACTGTTGCAACTGCCAAAAGACTTAagttaatttacttttttctagGTTTTAAGAAGCACTGGCTCTTTCCCCTTAATCATGAAAACTATTAAATAATTGGGAATGGCCAACTATGGACATTTTCATTCAACACTCTGCCAGTGAACTTCCAATATAGTTAAGCTATAAATTGAAGACATATAActaacattcttttcttttaatctctCAAATTTGTGTGGCTATTAATATAATTCTTGAGAAAGTCCATGTCTGGTATTATTAAAAAAGTTCTGTGAACCAAAAGAATGGGAACTTGCAGAAATAAATCTTGACAATTATCCAAAAATGAGAGAATTaactaattttagaaaattattccTCCTAAGTAGTCTGCATTTACTCTCATTCATATTTTAAGTGCCTGTCAGGTTGATTGGTTTTactgtgactttaaaaaatttttaactttgtttttaattttaattttgtttttaattaaaaaattcacagAAGCATATTATAAAAAATTCAGATACCAAAAAGGACAAATTAAAAAAGACTCCTCACCCTTCAAACCAGACTGGCAAATTTCATAGTGATTATTGGGCATTCAGCAAATATAAggcctacctcaagaaaaaaaatttcaagtaaaCAACCTAATCTACCATCTAAAggaatcagaaaaagaacaaagcccaAACTTAGCATATGGAAGGAAATGAGAGGAAATATAAAGtccagaaaacaacagaaaacatcAGTGAACCAAGCActtgttttttgaaaagataaaattgataaatctttagcCAGGCTTATTGAgaagtggagaaggcgatggcaacccactctagtactcttgcctggaaaatcccagggacgggggagcctggtgggctgccgtctctggggtcacacagagtcagacacaactgaagcaacagcagcagcaacagcaccaTTGAAAAGACAGGACCCaaatagaataaatgaaagaggagaactactagagatacaaaaaaaaaaacagaataccaCAAAtagttatatgccaacaaatcagacaacctagaagaaatgcaCAAATTTTTAGAAACTTACCCCACCAAGACTGAATCAAGACaatctgaacagaccaatcatTGGTGgtgaaattgaatttgtaattaaTAAAAAACCCAGCAAACCAAAACTCTAGGCTTCACAAAGGAATTctaaacatataaagaaaagctAATACCTATCCTCAAACTATTCCAGTAACAGAATGGAATACTCCCAGATTGATTCTACCAGGCCACGATTTCCCTTGTACCAAAACAGATAAAGActacaaaagaaaactacaggccagtatctgATGAATAAAGACACAAAAATCCACACAGagtagcaaactgaatccaacagtATACCAGGATCAAGTGGGATGTACTCCAGGGACACAAGAATAGTTCATTATTTGCAGATCATTCAGTGTGATCAACGTTAATAGAAGGATTGAAATCACAGTCATTCAACAGACAGAAAAAAGTATTTAACAATATTCAACAGTCAGTCATGATAATACTCAACAAAGCTGATACAGAAGGAACTTACTTCAATAAAGGCCATTTAACATTATACtcggatttccctggtggcacagacagtaaagagacctgggtttgattccctgggttgggaagattccctaaagaagggaacaggcaaacccactccagtattcctgcctagagaattccatggacagaagcctggagggatacagtccatgggatcaccacgTCAGACacaacaactttcacttttctttcacttttggacttccctggtggcacagtggataagaatctgcctactaatgcaggggatatgggttcgattcctggttcagaagatttccacatgccatggagcaactagtTATATTTAATCAGCCCCCTGTGAATGGCCAGTTTCCAGTTTTTATTAAACCAATCAGTATTCatgtttatactttaaaataacacTATAACAACCAGCTTTATTAATTAGAGGATACTCAATAATTTGTTTCATTAAATTGAGAACACACAAATACAATCTTAAAAGATCAACTTCCAGTGGTACtgtatggtttttttttattGGCTGTGAtgagattaaatattttaatatttattttacctgtgatatataaaatatgttccCTTTATTCTGGTTTCTTAGGCCAACTTGGGGGTGAAAAGTCCAAACTGAAATATCACTTCCAAGCAAGTTCACCAAACCCAGCTACAGGTGATGGAGAGGGTTTTGACTGACGTGCATTCGTCTGATGATTTCTACCATGAAGTCTCTGATGAGGTACCAAGGCAAGAAAGTTAAATCTTTCTCCCATCTTCATAGGATTCATTAACATATTATACCCCTGAAGTAACTGCTGCCTCAATGATGGCTCATCTGTTTTAtctaaaagaatctgaaaagaaaaaatgtcagtAAAAATAACCAGAAGAAACAATTCCTAGGTATATGTAGTAATACAATGACTATTAGCTATTCAATAAAACAGTGcttaaaaatgtgattttgagCCTCTACCTCAGAATCATGGCCTGTTTATTGAAGACATAGGTTGCTGTGACCCAAACCTATAGATTTGTATGTTTAACAAACATTCCCAGGTGGTATGATCTACGATGAAGTGTTAAGATGTCTTTAAGACAGTTCTAAAATTCATACTCATACAGGCAGTTAAGTTTTCTTAACAAACATTAACACTATTTGGAAGTCTTAAGTCTACCTCATACAGAGATGCGTGAAACTTACCAATCTGCTCTCCCCTCAAGTGGTCTGGTTACACTGAAGCCTACACTGCTGAAAAGGCCACAACACCATGGATCGGACTATAAGAGCACCGAGACCAAGTGAACTCACTATTTACAATATGCGTTGAAATACTAGGAAATTAAACTAGTTAGTAATAGTGAAATAAGATAAACCATTACCTTCAGCCGGACGTCAATGCCCATGTTTCTTAAAAAAGTTTGCTGTTCTATTGGACCCAGGGAAGCTACTTTCCCCTGGGACATTCTACGCAAGTAACTGAAGTCCACGTCAGCTGTTAGGTCTGCTGTTCCTGGGGCAGTTAGGACGTCATGAAGCCGGTGGCCACGAAACCCCTTGAAcgtaatttttaaatgatgagttTTTGTACTTTTATGGTTATCATTATCAAGATTAAAGAAATGCTATCATGTAGTCCACTTTACATAACAACTGTTAAAAAGGAATATATGGCCTACATTAGGGGTTTACAAACTCTTACAACATAGCACCCTTTCTTCAAATGAGATACTATGTGGAAAACCCACTATGAAGTACTATGTTGTAGTGCCTGAACATGCTGCCTTTGACATCTGTTGAAAATTCTCAGTAATGTCCATGGTGATGAAGAGAGAATTCTCCAGATGAACTCAGGTTAAcagaacctagacagtgttttacaAAGTGTATCCATCGGCATATGCATTATAGTCTCCTGAGAACATGTTACTGGACTCTTTCCAGACCTAACAAGTCAGAATCCTGGAGGTAAATCTAGACaaacagtgttttaaaagaaactctccaggtttttctttaaaaaataataataataataataaagttaaacttttttttttaactgaagggaggagaaatttttaagaacttttaagaAAATCTTCCCACTTGAATTATTCAGATGTTTACTAGAATCTATGGAAACCTAGGTTCTGCAACTTAAGGAATAATGTAGACAATCTAGACCCTGTTCATAGGAAAGGTGGACAGTAAAATACTGGGTTAAGGGCAATTATAACaacatatattaattataaaataatgtaatgCAGCAAAGACAGACACTGtagaaaccaaaatgagatacatATCTTCAATGAACTTCAACCCTAACATATGACAACTAAGTAAACTATACCAGTTAAATTCTGATAAATCATGTGACTGAATTATACATACTCTGAAGGTGTCTGTCTTAGTCCCGTCATGACCATAATCCGCAATCAGGGCAGCACCTCCAGTTAGCGAAATGCGTTGAGAAAGTTCCTGAATAACAACCCCAGCCTCAGGACACACTTCCACATGATCCCTCGTTTCATCATCCTAGTAAGGGAATAGCTGAATCAAAATACATCATTCAAAAAACTTGTTTCCTTACGGTTTTCCTACAATGAGTATTTCTCagttataataaaaacaaattcctTGTCAATATGAATATGTTGTCTACACTCAACTTTTCACATGACACCCTTTGTATTGTATAGAACTCCTTGGTTCTCTGATGCCATCCACTCAGTTtacaaacacattttattttgatgCCTTTTATAAAAAGCCATAAGCCCTCCCAACTCTCCAGATGGCTAAGTACATTATCATTTCATTTATGGTGATTTCACTTCTATATCataattcatataaatatattccaCTGGGCTGAAACCATGGGAAAGGGATTTTTGTCTGCctggaacagtgtctggcacataagaGACACTAAAAACTTGTGCTGgaagaacaaattaaataaatccaatataacaaaacagagcCTATTAAGTATATCTGCCTTCTTTGGGGGCAAAAGGTACCCCAATGATATACCCTAAATCTAGTTAATACCGGCTTATAAACCAGTGTCAACGTAACTGAAGCCCTTATTTCCCAAGATGTTCAACTATTAAGGGTCTTCGAGAAGTACATATTCGCTTAGAAAGTATATGAACAGTAAATAATACTACTTGCCAACTGGATTAGTATATATTAAATTTCACTAGTTCCTGTTATTGAACAAAATTTTTTCCTCATTATGCAAATGTACATTAACTTTTGCTACCTCTTAACAcctattagaaaagaccctgaggtggcagaggatgagatggttggacggcatcaccaactcaatggacataaatctgagcaaactctgggagatggtgaaggacagggaagcctggcgtgctgcagttcatggggtcgcaaatagtcagacatgacttagtgactgaaaaacagacACCTATTGTAAGTGACATACTGACTTGCCTTGAAGTCTCTGCCTATAATagcacaggagaaggcaatggcgccccactccagtactcttgcctggcaaatcccatggacggaggagcatggaaggctgcagtccatggggtcgctaagagtcggacacgactgagcgacttcacttttatttttcactttcatgcattagagaaggaaatggcaacccactccagtgttcctgcctggagaatcccagggatgggggagcctgggtgggctgctgtctccagggtcgcacagttggacacgactgaagcaacttagcagcagcagcagcaagaggtaTAGAGTCAGGCAGACTCAGCCTGAGTCTCAGCTCATCCACTGCTTACTAGAGACAAGTTACTTCACCTTTCACAGTCTAGTTCCTCAGTACATATTCTAGgcttactgtgaggattaaatgaaataataaaccaCTAAGCCcccagtgtgtgttagtcactcagtcgtgttggactctttgcgacctcatggactgtagcccaccaggctcctccgtccctggaattctccaggcaagaatactggagtgggttgccattcccttctccaggggatctttcccacctagggatcaaatccaggtctccaggattgcaggcagattgtttaccaactgagacacAAGAGAATCCCAGCTTACTtggctttaccatctaagccccCAGTGCTGTTTGATAAATTCCATGGTGTGACTACATAAACCACGGGGCCAGTTTCAAGCATAAGCCGACAGGCCTCAGTGTTCCATGCTGACATTCTTTACATCCTACACTGCTTGCTCTTCAGGACAACAGATTTCCATTCCCATTTGCTCCATCCAAATGACAGGGAAAAGTTATCACTGCCTCTCTCCTAAGTGTACACTGTtcaagtgaagaactaaaaacaaCTCTCAGAGGGTTAGCTTCTGGAAGCTTTATGAATTTGATTCGCACTCAGGTAAAATTAGGTAGCCAGAAtgtgaaaaaatagaaatgttcACAAGCACTTAGGCTATTTTAAACTTATgttttgcaaagaaaacaatTCATAGGTTTATGTTTAAAAGCTTATAAAATCAATAACTTCTGAGACAGAAATCCTTACTTATGGTCTAGAAAGTAGAAATCCTTTTTTCTCAGCTCAAAaaaggggaggtgggtgggataAAACAGGCAATCTAAAGCCCAAACGTGCCTGGGAAGTAAAGGATTTTTGAATCATTAAACCCAAACCTAAGATCTGTAGCCTCTTGAGATTATTCCTTGAGGACAACAGAGTGCAGCAGTACATCCACCATTTGGCAGACTAAAATCAGACTAGAATCATGTGCCATACTGTTGAAGCATGCCTTTTTTCTTTCACCCAAATTTAAATTTGAGACAAAAATGCATGCTCCAACAgtagatggtggatggcatcactgactcgatggacgcaagtctgagtgaactccagaagttggtgatggacagggaggcctggcatgctgtgattcatggggccacaaagagtcggacacgactgagcgactgaactgaactggaggataGTTTTGAGGATTGAATGAGAAAATAGAGTAACACAAagaaagtatttaataaatactgttaTTGTTACCTTACTATATATACACTGTACAACACTGTTTTCACAGACACATAACTTCCTGTCAAGTAGACAATGTTGTCATCATTTGATAGAGAACTGCAGGAGACGATCCGGAACTTGCTGAGTAAGCACTTAAATTCTTATTACATGAAGCTCACACAGCCAAGGAATGACTTGAACCCATTCTGACAGATCCTATGCATTTGCACTATCAATAAAAAGCTCTTCTCATGTTACAAGGAACTCTAAAATAGGAACTCAGAGAAAATAAGACCGAAGATTGGGTTGGCAATAAACTTACGGAAAAAAAAGCTTATTCGTACTTGTATGAACGTTTCTGCTGGGGTGGCACATGGCGCCAAAACAAATCTCAGTTTATCAGAAACCTGTGGATCAATATCAACAAGTACTTCTCGCCATCCGTGTGGTGTTTTCTaaacacaaataacaaaaaaacaaatttctgcAAGTCTGTTCTCAAAACCGCCTTTATCAAAATAGCAAATCTTCTCCTCTTATCATATATAAGCTAGATAAATAACATTTACAGAACATTTCACCACTTGAAATTATTTAAAGGCATTACTTCACTTCCTTTGAATAATATGAGTAGACtgacagatgcaaactattaatGTTGTTTAGATAAGAAATGGAAGAGAGAGTAAGCAACATGGTAAGCGcccccaaaacagaaaacagacttagGAGGACTAATCAGAAGCTTTGCCAACAAATCACTACATAATAACCTATACTCTTAGCCCTAGAAGTTACCAGTACACACGCACTGCTACCAAATCTTAAATCTCctcacagaaagaatgaagaaaaattttaatttttagaatttaaaaatatttcctaaaaaaaTTATCCTTCATTGTACTACAGTCACGTACCATCTTATATTCCCATACATCTTTATCCCAGAAGAATTAAGAATTCTTAATAATTATCCTAAGAGAACTAAGAATCCTTAatatttcacttttgcttttcaattatttatattcATCAAACTTCCGAATATAGCTAGCTTCAAATAGTAACAATTAAACATCATAAATGTTTATTCTTACAACAAAAGGCCCTTTGCTATTCGATTATAAATGTGACTTCTTTCCCATTAGTACCTGAAACTTATGCACAGGAAGAACATCAAAAAATTCATGTGCGAGATAAAAGCTGTACTCtgtttaaaaacagaagagaaaaattaacacTTCAGCATTTTCAAGGCAATAAATTGGTTCTTTCGGACATTagcaaaaagaaaatgcacaGTTCTTCATATTGGAAGTTGTGATGCTTGCGTAATTACCACTTTCACAGAGTTATCCACCTCTTCACAGGAAACCTACTGTGCAGAACTGATACAGGAGCAACTATTACTATTCTCATTTTCCACACAGAGAGTCCCAGTTATCAGTGTAATCTTTAATGCACCACTAGGAATGAAATGAAATCAGAACTCAAATCTGTTAGCTACAAGAGGATTTGAATTTCCTAAAATCAAAtgagatggtgaaggccaggaATGGCTGTGGCACCTTGGCCAGGGTCAGACTACCACGTTAGGTTTGACCTGGGGCTCGTTAATATAATATCCTTGAGGAATACAGGGATTTCTCCACCACCCTTTACAAGTAAGGATAATCCAAAGACTACAATATTAAACTCATCTacgggacttcctggtggtccagtggctaagactccatgctcccaatgcagggtgcctgggccagtccctggttagggaactagatcccatatgctataaCTATTAATAACAGATTCCACACGCCGCAACGAAGATGGAAGTTcccacgagctgcaactaaggcccagtatggccaaataaagaaataatttttaacaacaaAAGTAAACTCATCTCCTAACACTGCCTCCTTCAGCCCCACTGCCTCGGGCTGCTTCATCGTCAGTACTATCTTAGGGGTAAGGAAAAACTGAAATGTACAACAGAGATCCCTATTTTGGTTTTGTCTGGTTTTTGCAACACTGCCTGAAATTCACTGCTCCTCAATGTtaggagattttattttctaacacAGTGCTcttctccagaaaaaaatgtttgttaatcTCTATAAGTAAGAGAATTGGCAGCAGTAACTCAATCTACTATACTGCAAAACAAGGTTGTGCTCACATATCACTGTGAGGGGGTCTTTGATCAAAATTCTTTCATTAATCACTGTAAAATAATTACCTTTTGGAACATCTTGCAGATCTCGGTACCAGGAAACTGGAATTCCAGATTTAGTGACACCTTTCATATACACTGGGGATTCAGCATTTCGCTCTAATGGGACCTTCTCTTCAGTCAACGTTAATGCTTGAATCTCACTTAATTTCTGGCTCACCTCTACCAGATGTAGTGAAATGTCACAGTTTTTCAGCAAAGACCCAAGTTGACTAAATAcctaaatataaaaagaagaaattggcAAAATACTGAGTGTTGAGTAGATTTTAGGTTTTCTAGCCATTTATTTCAATAATTTGTCAGTATCACAGTAGAAGTAATAACTGGTTTCAGAGAAATTTATTCTTCACACAGGTCACTCTCCAGCAGTCTATAAGAACCAAAACCTATTGGAGTTATTAAACATAGTCTATATAAGAAATGAACAGTCTACAATACCATTTGCTTTCCTACTGATAAAAATTAGAATTATGactaacaaatgaaaataaaagctttaGCATCCAATAAAAACAATGATTCAGATTAGGGAGTCTAAAAAAagaccaaggaaataaaatttatatggccttgattttaactttgaaaaaatgGAGATTTATTACTTGTAAGACCTGGAAATTGCATATCACACCTAGTGCCACATAGCATGTTCACGGCTTGATTTTAAAAAGCTGCCCTGTCTACAAAACAATCTTACCCGAGATGATCAGACTGTATCCACAAGAAATCAGATTTGAACAGCACTAATGACTTCACAGTTTAACTTCGAGATTCTTTCCATTTCAATTTTTCCTCAGCTAcacatactttttatttttagccatTGTAAACATAAGGAGGAAAAAACCAAATATACTGATGTTTTATCAATATATATTAATGCAAAATATTCAATGCTAATTATATAAGTACAtcaatttttttcacttgaatttAATATTCACTGGTGACTTTTTCAAATTCAGTTTTGAGATGAAACTACACATGGAAAACTTCTTCCTAAGAGaaaaatgtgagagctggactataaagaaacctgagctctGAAggattgacgcttttgaactgtggtgttggagaggactcttgagagtcccttggactgcaaggagatccaaccagtccctcctaaaggatatcagtcctgggtgttcattgaagggactgatgttgaagctgaaactccagtactttggccacctcatgcaaagagttgactcattggaaaagactctgatgctgggagggattgggggcaggaggagaaggggacgacagaggatgagatgactggatgacatcgccaactcaatggacatgagtttgggtgaactccaggagttggtgatggacagggaggcctggcgtgctgcaattcatggggttgcaaagtcggacacaactaagcgaccgAACTGAAGTGAAGAGAAAAATCCTTCAGAAATTtgatcaaaaataaaacatttgtaatTATgcctttggagaaggcgatggcaccccactccagtactcttgcctggaaaatcccatggacggaggagcctggtgggctgcagtccatggggtcactaagagtcggacaagactgagcgacttcactttcacttttcactttcatgcattggagaaggaaatggcaacccactccagtgttcttgcctggagaatcccagggacgggggagcctggtgggctgccgtctatggggtcacacagagtcggacatgactgaaccaacttagcagcagcagcagcaattatgCCTTTGgctattttctttatattctttggcTGTTTCAGAGTTCTTAGAACTTGAAATAGGGAACCACTCTCAAGACATTTTTAAGACCTATGGGTATAGTTTGGTGCATATGGTTTGGAGCACAGAGTTTAAGATATGGCAAATGGTTGTGAACATCTTGTATTGGTAAGAGGGTAGCTATTGAAGATGCGTAGGCAGGGGAATTGATAAagccaaatattttctttccaaaaaacaAACATAACAGTTGGATTATAGGGAGGCAAGGATTAAGTATTTggtattaacacatacacactaccatatatataaaacagatgaacaacaaggaactatatttagtatcttataataacctataattgaaaataatctgaaaataattatatataatcactttgctataacctgaaacactgtaaatcaactatatttcaacaaaaaaaattaaaaaacctgtGGGCTTAATTTTTAAGGTACTTGAGACAAAATATTGTttgagaattttattattttatattcaaatgTCTTTgtcaatttaaaaagatacaaaattgaGCCCTGAAAACATAGGTCAGTAAGTCTTTTCCCCACCGAGCCATACAATATAATGATTCTTCTTCATCAGA encodes:
- the NDUFAF7 gene encoding protein arginine methyltransferase NDUFAF7, mitochondrial isoform X1 — translated: MNFLAAAGARRLCAVRAVLPCLWRGKYFSSGNEPAENNSVTPMLRHLIYKIKSTGPITVAEYMKEVLTNPAKGYYMKHDMLGEEGDFITSPEISQMFGELLGIWFISEWIAAGKNAAFQLVELGPGKGTLLEDILRVFSQLGSLLKNCDISLHLVEVSQKLSEIQALTLTEEKVPLERNAESPVYMKGVTKSGIPVSWYRDLQDVPKEYSFYLAHEFFDVLPVHKFQKTPHGWREVLVDIDPQVSDKLRFVLAPCATPAETFIQDDETRDHVEVCPEAGVVIQELSQRISLTGGAALIADYGHDGTKTDTFRGFRGHRLHDVLTAPGTADLTADVDFSYLRRMSQGKVASLGPIEQQTFLRNMGIDVRLKILLDKTDEPSLRQQLLQGYNMLMNPMKMGERFNFLALVPHQRLHGRNHQTNARQSKPSPSPVAGFGELAWK
- the NDUFAF7 gene encoding protein arginine methyltransferase NDUFAF7, mitochondrial isoform X2; the encoded protein is MKHDMLGEEGDFITSPEISQMFGELLGIWFISEWIAAGKNAAFQLVELGPGKGTLLEDILRVFSQLGSLLKNCDISLHLVEVSQKLSEIQALTLTEEKVPLERNAESPVYMKGVTKSGIPVSWYRDLQDVPKEYSFYLAHEFFDVLPVHKFQKTPHGWREVLVDIDPQVSDKLRFVLAPCATPAETFIQDDETRDHVEVCPEAGVVIQELSQRISLTGGAALIADYGHDGTKTDTFRGFRGHRLHDVLTAPGTADLTADVDFSYLRRMSQGKVASLGPIEQQTFLRNMGIDVRLKILLDKTDEPSLRQQLLQGYNMLMNPMKMGERFNFLALVPHQRLHGRNHQTNARQSKPSPSPVAGFGELAWK